The Budorcas taxicolor isolate Tak-1 chromosome 2, Takin1.1, whole genome shotgun sequence genome window below encodes:
- the GORASP2 gene encoding Golgi reassembly-stacking protein 2, with amino-acid sequence MGSSQSVEIPGGGTEGYHVLRVQENSPGHRAGLEPFFDFIVSINGSRLNKDNDTLKDLLKANVEKPVKMLIYSSKTLELRETSVTPSNMWGGQGLLGVSIRFCSFDGANENVWHVLEVESNSPAALAGLRPHSDYIIGADTVMNESEDLFSLIETHEAKPLKLYVYNTDTDNCREVIITPNSAWGGEGSLGCGIGYGYLHRIPTRPFEEGKKISLPGQMTGTPITPLKDGFTEVQLSSVNPPSLSPPGTTEIEQSLSGLSISSTPPAVSNVLSTGVPTVPLLPPQVNQSLTSVPPVNPATTLPGLMPLPAGLPSLPVLPNLNLPTPPVVPGVSLPELVNPGLPPLPSLPSRSLAGLARLPMPSEFLPSFPLVPEASPAAGSAELPSSAPPAGSPPSDPVPTTAQADAASTLTVDVTPPTRKAPATVEDRVSDSATASQKPISAVTVTDAFASESP; translated from the exons GTACAAGAAAATTCCCCAGGACATAGAGCTGGACTGGAGCCATTCTTTGATTTTATTGTTTCTATTAATGGTTCAAGATTA AATAAAGACAATGATACTCTTAAGGATCTACTGAAAGCAAATGTTGAAAAACCTGTAAAGATGCTTATCTACAGTAGTAAAACACTGGAGCTGCGAGAGACCTCAGTTACACCAAGCAACATGTGGGGTGGCCAGGGCTTGTTGGGAGTCAGCATTCGTTTCTGCAGCTTTGATGGGGCAAATGAAAACGTTTGGCATGTGTTG GAAGTGGAATCAAATTCTCCTGCAGCGCTGGCTGGTCTTAGACCTCACAGTGATTATATCATTGGAGCAGATACAGTCATGAATGAG TCTGAGGATCTATTCAGCCTTATTGAAACACATGAAGCAAAACCATTGAAACTTTATGTGTATAATACAGACACTGATAACTGTCGAGAAGTGATTATTACACCAAATTCTGCATGGGGTGGAGAAGGCAG cCTAGGATGTGGCATTGGATATGGTTATTTGCATCGAATACCTACACGCCCatttgaagaaggaaagaaaatttctctTCCAGGACAGATGACTGGTACACCGATTACTCCTCTTAAAGATGGGTTTACGGAG GTCCAGCTGTCCTCAGTTAATCCCCCGTCTTTGTCACCACCAGGAACTACAGAAATTGAACAGAGTCTGTCTGGACTTTCTATTAGTTCAACCCCACCAGCTGTCAGTAATGTTCTCAGCACAG gtGTACCAACAGTACCATTATTGCCACCACAAGTAAACCAGTCCCTCACATCTGTGCCGCCAGTGAACCCAGCTACTACATTACCAG GTCTGATGCCTTTACCAGCCGGTCTCCCGAGCCTGCCTGTCCTCCCCAATCTCAACCTGCCCACCCCGCCTGTCGTGCCAGGCGTCAGCTTACCAGAACTCGTGAACCCGG GTTTGCCaccccttccttccctgccttcccgAAGCTTAGCAGGCCTCGCGCGTCTCCCCATGCCATCCGAGTTCCTCCCGTCATTCCCTCTGGTCCCGGAGGCCTCTCCCGCCGCAGGCTCCGCAGAGCTGCCGTCCTCCGCCCCACCCGCCGGCAGCCCACCCTCCGACCCCGTCCCGACCACGGCACAGGCCGACGCCGCCTCCACACTCACTGTGGACGTGACACCCCCCACCCGCAAGGCCCCAGCCACTGTGGAGGACAGAGTCAGCGACTCCGCCACAGCCAGCCAGAAGCCCATCTCAGCAGTTACGGTTACAGATGCGTTTGCCTCTGAGTCACCTTAG